A part of Rattus rattus isolate New Zealand chromosome 6, Rrattus_CSIRO_v1, whole genome shotgun sequence genomic DNA contains:
- the Krba1 gene encoding protein KRBA1 isoform X2, which translates to MALQVPISFKDLAVRFSEEEWRLLQEGQREFYRDVMRENYETLVSVGTSELLPLSAFLSPAEAGGATAGENHQDKGQKPALEHSSQGEQPQQSLHLTALVQLVKEIPEFLFGEVKGAEDYSESGSTSLDGEQASPEAVAVEACPPRGLISSLPESPASHPSLATTPTGSSTSSSLPGAWAQGSPLPAIETDDKPLSIEKEGVGVSGETSIHSPQSLGQSKSYLRQDRGSMGTGTLPENSPLQGLINCLKEILVPRPQHRGTVPDLPPSPPGLSVLKQTRAEVEAESLPCPVKTEAAAGDCPLQGLLNCLKEIPKAPDQRPSPSGASDLQLQEDPGKRHSGGKGHSLGMRHLQTPPPHPSHGAGNMLTTVKVEDGWAQSPPVPAPCQLGRQGYRSHSIGDNREVRVPRWGPMALASRTSSSPLEALEACLKGIPPGGSSPLQSLAISWSRSPQPGDAGSQRFELQQQGSHSEEATREPLLPLSLQGYVREGPGIQGCGSQGAASTSFSSASSSDGDLDFRSPRSSQGQRLGKGYAPGNSPLQGLENCLREIPVPRPQAAWPCSSAVNRGLKRTEPRNWTGDREGLRGEASEPPHLRQRHGEVPSRSLHGGSPQTCTPTCHQVTPRPGTWQWPQEETATMPSPLHRLENSLRGILPMRPLRFTCVTGPGPSPSPCSSSSFSSSDGEDLRPEPAFWQPPLQQKDHLPPCKDPVHLHPVSGASPRVNDNTCSAEDPERAEPRACSNLSAGRAEEKTHPPRREDGAERTCQPGPVSSAEGKEGKGEAAGHPWPAPQLEERSEPKGPEEDSRDLEPGQAQPSATARTHGKLFSGDLPEPPSKSPLPTTVLSKWSPTSLQPPCPCGRSLQQELHNLGTALTDKLDQLAATLAGLTQEVATMRTQMDQLGRRPWSLGPKGKGSWRLALPQRPRWVNRLNHRHLPYWRQKGPTRPRPKILRTQAEGCKAGDHSGLPRGKGSLVPQLPPEASSVESSRPTCSSSQQISSTPGSHTVLTAHPSLEHTECYQNPLSPSVPTALVPLVASPTTSADPEPQTARGAAVSIPNQPKDPNSLLGDALSRDLWGGDHRDPRWGAH; encoded by the exons ATGGCGCTCCAG GTGCCCATCAGCTTCAAGGACTTGGCCGTGCGGTTCTCTGAAGAGGAGTGGCGGCTCCTGCAGGAGGGGCAGCGGGAATTCTACCGAGACGTGATGCGGGAAAACTACGAGACGTTGGTGTCCGTGG GGACCTCTGAGCTGCTtcccctctctgctttcctgtcacctgcagaggctggaggagccACAGCAGGAGAAAACCACCAGGATAAAGGACAAAAACCCGCTTTGGAGCATAGTTCCCAGG GAGAGCAGCCTCAGCAGAGCCTGCACCTCACCGCGTTAGTGCAGCTGGTGAAGGAGATTCCAGAGTTCTTGTTTGGAGAAGTGAAGGGTGCTGAGGACTACTCCGAGAGTGGGAGCACCAGTCTGGATGGGGAGCAAGCAAGCCCTGAGG CCGTGGCTGTGGAAGCTTGCCCTCCCCGAGGCCTGATCAGTTCTCTTCCGGAGAGCCCTGCAAGCCACCCCAGCCTGGCCACCACACCCACAGGCAGCTCAACTTCCAGCAGCCTTCCTGGAGCCTGGGCACAAGGAAGCCCCTTACCTGCTA TAGAAACTGACGATAAACCACTGTCTATAGAGAAGGAAGGTGTAGGAGTCTCGGGAGAGACCTCCATTCATTCCCCTCAAAGCCTGGGCCAGAGCAAGAGTTACCTAAGACAGGATAGAGGCAGCATGGGAACAG GCACTCTTCCTGAGAACAGTCCATTGCAAGGCCTCATCAACTGTCTGAAGGAGATCCTTGTGCCCAGGCCCCAGCACCGGGGAACAGTGCCAGATTTGCCACCTTCTCCCCCTGGCCTAAGTGTGTTGAAGCAGACCAGAGCTGAGGTAGAAGCTGAGAGCCTGCCCTGCCCGG tgaagacagaggcagcagcCGGGGATTGTCCCCTTCAGGGCTTGCTGAACTGTCTGAAGGAGATCCCGAAAGCTCCAGACCAGCGTCCCAGCCCCTCAGGAGCATCAGACTTGCAGCTGCAGGAGGATCCAGGGAAAAGGCATTCTGGAGGTAAAGGCCACTCACTAG GGATGAGACACCTCCAgactcctcctccccaccctagTCACGGAGCTGGCAATATGCTTACCACAGTGAAGGTGGAGGATGGCTGGGCCCAAAGTCCCCCAGTACCAGCACCCTGTCAACTTGGCAGACAGGGCTACCGCTCCCACTCCATTGGAGACAACAGAGAAGTCCGTGTGCCCCGCTGGGGCCCCATGGCTCTAG CCAGCAGGACCTCAAGTTCACCCCTAGAAGCTCTGGAGGCCTGTCTGAAGGGCATTCCTCCAGGTGGGTCATCACCTCTTCAGTCTCTAGCCATCTCATGGTCCAGAAGTCCCCAGCCAGGAGACGCTGGATCTCAGAGGTTTGAGCTACAGCAACAAGGATCTCACAGTGAAG AAGCTACAAGGGAGCCACTTCTGCCTCTGAGCTTGCAGGGCTATGTGAGAGAAGGACCTGGGATTCAAGGCTGTGGCTCTCAGGGTGCTGCCTCTACCAGCTTCTCCTCAGCCAGCAGCAGTGATGGGGATCTGGATTTCAGGAGTCCCCGGAGCAGCCAGGGGCAGAGGCTTGGGAAAG GCTATGCACCAGGAAACTCTCCACTTCAGGGCCTGGAGAACTGCCTGAGAGAGATCCCTGTTCCCAGGCCACAGGCTGCCTGGCCTTGCTCCTCAGCTGTCAATAGGGGGTTGAAGAGAACAGAGCCCAGGAACTGGACTGGAGACAGAGAAG GACTGAGGGGTGAGGCCTCTGAGCCACCCCACCTCAGACAGCGTCATGGAGAAGTACCCAGCAGGAGTCTCCATGGAGGCAGTCCACAGACCTGCACTCCCACCTGCCACCAAGTGACTCCCAGGCCAGGAACATGGCAGTGGCCACAAGAGG AGACAGCCACCATGCCCTCCCCTCTGCACCGCCTGGAGAACTCTCTGAGGGGGATCTTGCCCATGAGGCCCTTGCGCTTCACCTGCGTGACTGGCCCCGGCCCCAGTCCCAGCCCATGCTCCAGCTCCAGCTTCAGCAGCTCTGATGGAGAAGATCTAAGACCAGAGCCTGCCTTTTGGCAGCCACCCCTCCAAC AGAAAGACCACCTTCCCCCCTGTAAGGACCCAGTTCATCTGCACCCTGTCTCTGGAGCGTCTCCAAGAGTCAACGACAATACCTGTTCTGCCGAAGACCCTGAGAGAGCAGAGCCCAGGGCCTGCAGCAACCTCAGTGCAG gaagagcagaagagaagacACACCCACCCAGAAGAGAGGATGGTGCAGAGCGCACATGCCAGCCTGGCCCTGTCAGCAGtgctgaaggaaaagaaggaaaaggag AGGCAGCTGGGCACCCGTGGCCTGCCCCTCAGCTGGAGGAAAGGTCTGAGCCCAAGGGTCCTGAAGAAGACTCCAGGGACCTGGAGCCTGGACAGGCACAGCCCAGTGCCACAG CCAGGACTCACGGGAAGCTGTTCTCTGGGGACCTTCCGGAACCACCTAGCAAGTCTCCCCTCCCCACAACTGTCTTGTCAAAATGGTCACCCACTTCTCTTCAGCCACCATGCCCCTGTGGCAGGTCCCTGCAGCAGGAACTGCATAACCTTGGCACTGCCCTCACGGACAAGCTAGACCAGCTTGCAGCAACCTTGGCAGGCCTGACTCAGGAAGTTGCAACCATGAGGACCCAAATGGATCAGCTGGGAAGGCGCCCATGGAGCCTTGGGCCAAAGGGTAAGGGTTCCTGGCGGTTGGCCCTCCCACAGAGACCTCGCTGGGTCAACAGACTGAACCACCGACATCTACCCTACTGGAGACAGAAGGGCCCCACCAGGCCCAGACCAAAGATCCTGCGGACCCAGGCAGAAGGCTGCAAGGCTGGTGACCACTCAGGACTCCCTAGAGGGAAGGGTAGTTTGGTGCCTCAGCTGCCTCCAGAAGCTTCCTCAGTAGAATCTTCCAGGCCCACCTGTAGTTCATCCCAGCAGATCTCCTCTACACCTGGAAGCCACACTGTGCTGACTGCACACCCCTCTCTGGAACACACTGAATGCTACCAgaatcccctctccccttcagtGCCTACTGCCTTGGTCCCCCTTGTGGCCTCGCCTACAACCAGTGCAGACCCAGAACCTCAGACTGCTAGAGGGGCAGCAGTCAGCATTCCAAACCAGCCCAAGGACCCTAACAGCCTGCTAGGGGATGCCCTCAGCAGAGACCTCTGGGGAGGTGACCACAGGGATCCAAGATGGGGGGCCCATTAA
- the Krba1 gene encoding protein KRBA1 isoform X1: MALQVPISFKDLAVRFSEEEWRLLQEGQREFYRDVMRENYETLVSVGTSELLPLSAFLSPAEAGGATAGENHQDKGQKPALEHSSQGEQPQQSLHLTALVQLVKEIPEFLFGEVKGAEDYSESGSTSLDGEQASPEVAVAVEACPPRGLISSLPESPASHPSLATTPTGSSTSSSLPGAWAQGSPLPAIETDDKPLSIEKEGVGVSGETSIHSPQSLGQSKSYLRQDRGSMGTGTLPENSPLQGLINCLKEILVPRPQHRGTVPDLPPSPPGLSVLKQTRAEVEAESLPCPVKTEAAAGDCPLQGLLNCLKEIPKAPDQRPSPSGASDLQLQEDPGKRHSGGKGHSLGMRHLQTPPPHPSHGAGNMLTTVKVEDGWAQSPPVPAPCQLGRQGYRSHSIGDNREVRVPRWGPMALASRTSSSPLEALEACLKGIPPGGSSPLQSLAISWSRSPQPGDAGSQRFELQQQGSHSEEATREPLLPLSLQGYVREGPGIQGCGSQGAASTSFSSASSSDGDLDFRSPRSSQGQRLGKGYAPGNSPLQGLENCLREIPVPRPQAAWPCSSAVNRGLKRTEPRNWTGDREGLRGEASEPPHLRQRHGEVPSRSLHGGSPQTCTPTCHQVTPRPGTWQWPQEETATMPSPLHRLENSLRGILPMRPLRFTCVTGPGPSPSPCSSSSFSSSDGEDLRPEPAFWQPPLQQKDHLPPCKDPVHLHPVSGASPRVNDNTCSAEDPERAEPRACSNLSAGRAEEKTHPPRREDGAERTCQPGPVSSAEGKEGKGEAAGHPWPAPQLEERSEPKGPEEDSRDLEPGQAQPSATARTHGKLFSGDLPEPPSKSPLPTTVLSKWSPTSLQPPCPCGRSLQQELHNLGTALTDKLDQLAATLAGLTQEVATMRTQMDQLGRRPWSLGPKGKGSWRLALPQRPRWVNRLNHRHLPYWRQKGPTRPRPKILRTQAEGCKAGDHSGLPRGKGSLVPQLPPEASSVESSRPTCSSSQQISSTPGSHTVLTAHPSLEHTECYQNPLSPSVPTALVPLVASPTTSADPEPQTARGAAVSIPNQPKDPNSLLGDALSRDLWGGDHRDPRWGAH, encoded by the exons ATGGCGCTCCAG GTGCCCATCAGCTTCAAGGACTTGGCCGTGCGGTTCTCTGAAGAGGAGTGGCGGCTCCTGCAGGAGGGGCAGCGGGAATTCTACCGAGACGTGATGCGGGAAAACTACGAGACGTTGGTGTCCGTGG GGACCTCTGAGCTGCTtcccctctctgctttcctgtcacctgcagaggctggaggagccACAGCAGGAGAAAACCACCAGGATAAAGGACAAAAACCCGCTTTGGAGCATAGTTCCCAGG GAGAGCAGCCTCAGCAGAGCCTGCACCTCACCGCGTTAGTGCAGCTGGTGAAGGAGATTCCAGAGTTCTTGTTTGGAGAAGTGAAGGGTGCTGAGGACTACTCCGAGAGTGGGAGCACCAGTCTGGATGGGGAGCAAGCAAGCCCTGAGG TAGCCGTGGCTGTGGAAGCTTGCCCTCCCCGAGGCCTGATCAGTTCTCTTCCGGAGAGCCCTGCAAGCCACCCCAGCCTGGCCACCACACCCACAGGCAGCTCAACTTCCAGCAGCCTTCCTGGAGCCTGGGCACAAGGAAGCCCCTTACCTGCTA TAGAAACTGACGATAAACCACTGTCTATAGAGAAGGAAGGTGTAGGAGTCTCGGGAGAGACCTCCATTCATTCCCCTCAAAGCCTGGGCCAGAGCAAGAGTTACCTAAGACAGGATAGAGGCAGCATGGGAACAG GCACTCTTCCTGAGAACAGTCCATTGCAAGGCCTCATCAACTGTCTGAAGGAGATCCTTGTGCCCAGGCCCCAGCACCGGGGAACAGTGCCAGATTTGCCACCTTCTCCCCCTGGCCTAAGTGTGTTGAAGCAGACCAGAGCTGAGGTAGAAGCTGAGAGCCTGCCCTGCCCGG tgaagacagaggcagcagcCGGGGATTGTCCCCTTCAGGGCTTGCTGAACTGTCTGAAGGAGATCCCGAAAGCTCCAGACCAGCGTCCCAGCCCCTCAGGAGCATCAGACTTGCAGCTGCAGGAGGATCCAGGGAAAAGGCATTCTGGAGGTAAAGGCCACTCACTAG GGATGAGACACCTCCAgactcctcctccccaccctagTCACGGAGCTGGCAATATGCTTACCACAGTGAAGGTGGAGGATGGCTGGGCCCAAAGTCCCCCAGTACCAGCACCCTGTCAACTTGGCAGACAGGGCTACCGCTCCCACTCCATTGGAGACAACAGAGAAGTCCGTGTGCCCCGCTGGGGCCCCATGGCTCTAG CCAGCAGGACCTCAAGTTCACCCCTAGAAGCTCTGGAGGCCTGTCTGAAGGGCATTCCTCCAGGTGGGTCATCACCTCTTCAGTCTCTAGCCATCTCATGGTCCAGAAGTCCCCAGCCAGGAGACGCTGGATCTCAGAGGTTTGAGCTACAGCAACAAGGATCTCACAGTGAAG AAGCTACAAGGGAGCCACTTCTGCCTCTGAGCTTGCAGGGCTATGTGAGAGAAGGACCTGGGATTCAAGGCTGTGGCTCTCAGGGTGCTGCCTCTACCAGCTTCTCCTCAGCCAGCAGCAGTGATGGGGATCTGGATTTCAGGAGTCCCCGGAGCAGCCAGGGGCAGAGGCTTGGGAAAG GCTATGCACCAGGAAACTCTCCACTTCAGGGCCTGGAGAACTGCCTGAGAGAGATCCCTGTTCCCAGGCCACAGGCTGCCTGGCCTTGCTCCTCAGCTGTCAATAGGGGGTTGAAGAGAACAGAGCCCAGGAACTGGACTGGAGACAGAGAAG GACTGAGGGGTGAGGCCTCTGAGCCACCCCACCTCAGACAGCGTCATGGAGAAGTACCCAGCAGGAGTCTCCATGGAGGCAGTCCACAGACCTGCACTCCCACCTGCCACCAAGTGACTCCCAGGCCAGGAACATGGCAGTGGCCACAAGAGG AGACAGCCACCATGCCCTCCCCTCTGCACCGCCTGGAGAACTCTCTGAGGGGGATCTTGCCCATGAGGCCCTTGCGCTTCACCTGCGTGACTGGCCCCGGCCCCAGTCCCAGCCCATGCTCCAGCTCCAGCTTCAGCAGCTCTGATGGAGAAGATCTAAGACCAGAGCCTGCCTTTTGGCAGCCACCCCTCCAAC AGAAAGACCACCTTCCCCCCTGTAAGGACCCAGTTCATCTGCACCCTGTCTCTGGAGCGTCTCCAAGAGTCAACGACAATACCTGTTCTGCCGAAGACCCTGAGAGAGCAGAGCCCAGGGCCTGCAGCAACCTCAGTGCAG gaagagcagaagagaagacACACCCACCCAGAAGAGAGGATGGTGCAGAGCGCACATGCCAGCCTGGCCCTGTCAGCAGtgctgaaggaaaagaaggaaaaggag AGGCAGCTGGGCACCCGTGGCCTGCCCCTCAGCTGGAGGAAAGGTCTGAGCCCAAGGGTCCTGAAGAAGACTCCAGGGACCTGGAGCCTGGACAGGCACAGCCCAGTGCCACAG CCAGGACTCACGGGAAGCTGTTCTCTGGGGACCTTCCGGAACCACCTAGCAAGTCTCCCCTCCCCACAACTGTCTTGTCAAAATGGTCACCCACTTCTCTTCAGCCACCATGCCCCTGTGGCAGGTCCCTGCAGCAGGAACTGCATAACCTTGGCACTGCCCTCACGGACAAGCTAGACCAGCTTGCAGCAACCTTGGCAGGCCTGACTCAGGAAGTTGCAACCATGAGGACCCAAATGGATCAGCTGGGAAGGCGCCCATGGAGCCTTGGGCCAAAGGGTAAGGGTTCCTGGCGGTTGGCCCTCCCACAGAGACCTCGCTGGGTCAACAGACTGAACCACCGACATCTACCCTACTGGAGACAGAAGGGCCCCACCAGGCCCAGACCAAAGATCCTGCGGACCCAGGCAGAAGGCTGCAAGGCTGGTGACCACTCAGGACTCCCTAGAGGGAAGGGTAGTTTGGTGCCTCAGCTGCCTCCAGAAGCTTCCTCAGTAGAATCTTCCAGGCCCACCTGTAGTTCATCCCAGCAGATCTCCTCTACACCTGGAAGCCACACTGTGCTGACTGCACACCCCTCTCTGGAACACACTGAATGCTACCAgaatcccctctccccttcagtGCCTACTGCCTTGGTCCCCCTTGTGGCCTCGCCTACAACCAGTGCAGACCCAGAACCTCAGACTGCTAGAGGGGCAGCAGTCAGCATTCCAAACCAGCCCAAGGACCCTAACAGCCTGCTAGGGGATGCCCTCAGCAGAGACCTCTGGGGAGGTGACCACAGGGATCCAAGATGGGGGGCCCATTAA
- the Krba1 gene encoding protein KRBA1 isoform X5 — MRENYETLVSVGTSELLPLSAFLSPAEAGGATAGENHQDKGQKPALEHSSQGEQPQQSLHLTALVQLVKEIPEFLFGEVKGAEDYSESGSTSLDGEQASPEVAVAVEACPPRGLISSLPESPASHPSLATTPTGSSTSSSLPGAWAQGSPLPAIETDDKPLSIEKEGVGVSGETSIHSPQSLGQSKSYLRQDRGSMGTGTLPENSPLQGLINCLKEILVPRPQHRGTVPDLPPSPPGLSVLKQTRAEVEAESLPCPVKTEAAAGDCPLQGLLNCLKEIPKAPDQRPSPSGASDLQLQEDPGKRHSGGKGHSLGMRHLQTPPPHPSHGAGNMLTTVKVEDGWAQSPPVPAPCQLGRQGYRSHSIGDNREVRVPRWGPMALASRTSSSPLEALEACLKGIPPGGSSPLQSLAISWSRSPQPGDAGSQRFELQQQGSHSEEATREPLLPLSLQGYVREGPGIQGCGSQGAASTSFSSASSSDGDLDFRSPRSSQGQRLGKGYAPGNSPLQGLENCLREIPVPRPQAAWPCSSAVNRGLKRTEPRNWTGDREGLRGEASEPPHLRQRHGEVPSRSLHGGSPQTCTPTCHQVTPRPGTWQWPQEETATMPSPLHRLENSLRGILPMRPLRFTCVTGPGPSPSPCSSSSFSSSDGEDLRPEPAFWQPPLQQKDHLPPCKDPVHLHPVSGASPRVNDNTCSAEDPERAEPRACSNLSAGRAEEKTHPPRREDGAERTCQPGPVSSAEGKEGKGEAAGHPWPAPQLEERSEPKGPEEDSRDLEPGQAQPSATARTHGKLFSGDLPEPPSKSPLPTTVLSKWSPTSLQPPCPCGRSLQQELHNLGTALTDKLDQLAATLAGLTQEVATMRTQMDQLGRRPWSLGPKGKGSWRLALPQRPRWVNRLNHRHLPYWRQKGPTRPRPKILRTQAEGCKAGDHSGLPRGKGSLVPQLPPEASSVESSRPTCSSSQQISSTPGSHTVLTAHPSLEHTECYQNPLSPSVPTALVPLVASPTTSADPEPQTARGAAVSIPNQPKDPNSLLGDALSRDLWGGDHRDPRWGAH, encoded by the exons ATGCGGGAAAACTACGAGACGTTGGTGTCCGTGG GGACCTCTGAGCTGCTtcccctctctgctttcctgtcacctgcagaggctggaggagccACAGCAGGAGAAAACCACCAGGATAAAGGACAAAAACCCGCTTTGGAGCATAGTTCCCAGG GAGAGCAGCCTCAGCAGAGCCTGCACCTCACCGCGTTAGTGCAGCTGGTGAAGGAGATTCCAGAGTTCTTGTTTGGAGAAGTGAAGGGTGCTGAGGACTACTCCGAGAGTGGGAGCACCAGTCTGGATGGGGAGCAAGCAAGCCCTGAGG TAGCCGTGGCTGTGGAAGCTTGCCCTCCCCGAGGCCTGATCAGTTCTCTTCCGGAGAGCCCTGCAAGCCACCCCAGCCTGGCCACCACACCCACAGGCAGCTCAACTTCCAGCAGCCTTCCTGGAGCCTGGGCACAAGGAAGCCCCTTACCTGCTA TAGAAACTGACGATAAACCACTGTCTATAGAGAAGGAAGGTGTAGGAGTCTCGGGAGAGACCTCCATTCATTCCCCTCAAAGCCTGGGCCAGAGCAAGAGTTACCTAAGACAGGATAGAGGCAGCATGGGAACAG GCACTCTTCCTGAGAACAGTCCATTGCAAGGCCTCATCAACTGTCTGAAGGAGATCCTTGTGCCCAGGCCCCAGCACCGGGGAACAGTGCCAGATTTGCCACCTTCTCCCCCTGGCCTAAGTGTGTTGAAGCAGACCAGAGCTGAGGTAGAAGCTGAGAGCCTGCCCTGCCCGG tgaagacagaggcagcagcCGGGGATTGTCCCCTTCAGGGCTTGCTGAACTGTCTGAAGGAGATCCCGAAAGCTCCAGACCAGCGTCCCAGCCCCTCAGGAGCATCAGACTTGCAGCTGCAGGAGGATCCAGGGAAAAGGCATTCTGGAGGTAAAGGCCACTCACTAG GGATGAGACACCTCCAgactcctcctccccaccctagTCACGGAGCTGGCAATATGCTTACCACAGTGAAGGTGGAGGATGGCTGGGCCCAAAGTCCCCCAGTACCAGCACCCTGTCAACTTGGCAGACAGGGCTACCGCTCCCACTCCATTGGAGACAACAGAGAAGTCCGTGTGCCCCGCTGGGGCCCCATGGCTCTAG CCAGCAGGACCTCAAGTTCACCCCTAGAAGCTCTGGAGGCCTGTCTGAAGGGCATTCCTCCAGGTGGGTCATCACCTCTTCAGTCTCTAGCCATCTCATGGTCCAGAAGTCCCCAGCCAGGAGACGCTGGATCTCAGAGGTTTGAGCTACAGCAACAAGGATCTCACAGTGAAG AAGCTACAAGGGAGCCACTTCTGCCTCTGAGCTTGCAGGGCTATGTGAGAGAAGGACCTGGGATTCAAGGCTGTGGCTCTCAGGGTGCTGCCTCTACCAGCTTCTCCTCAGCCAGCAGCAGTGATGGGGATCTGGATTTCAGGAGTCCCCGGAGCAGCCAGGGGCAGAGGCTTGGGAAAG GCTATGCACCAGGAAACTCTCCACTTCAGGGCCTGGAGAACTGCCTGAGAGAGATCCCTGTTCCCAGGCCACAGGCTGCCTGGCCTTGCTCCTCAGCTGTCAATAGGGGGTTGAAGAGAACAGAGCCCAGGAACTGGACTGGAGACAGAGAAG GACTGAGGGGTGAGGCCTCTGAGCCACCCCACCTCAGACAGCGTCATGGAGAAGTACCCAGCAGGAGTCTCCATGGAGGCAGTCCACAGACCTGCACTCCCACCTGCCACCAAGTGACTCCCAGGCCAGGAACATGGCAGTGGCCACAAGAGG AGACAGCCACCATGCCCTCCCCTCTGCACCGCCTGGAGAACTCTCTGAGGGGGATCTTGCCCATGAGGCCCTTGCGCTTCACCTGCGTGACTGGCCCCGGCCCCAGTCCCAGCCCATGCTCCAGCTCCAGCTTCAGCAGCTCTGATGGAGAAGATCTAAGACCAGAGCCTGCCTTTTGGCAGCCACCCCTCCAAC AGAAAGACCACCTTCCCCCCTGTAAGGACCCAGTTCATCTGCACCCTGTCTCTGGAGCGTCTCCAAGAGTCAACGACAATACCTGTTCTGCCGAAGACCCTGAGAGAGCAGAGCCCAGGGCCTGCAGCAACCTCAGTGCAG gaagagcagaagagaagacACACCCACCCAGAAGAGAGGATGGTGCAGAGCGCACATGCCAGCCTGGCCCTGTCAGCAGtgctgaaggaaaagaaggaaaaggag AGGCAGCTGGGCACCCGTGGCCTGCCCCTCAGCTGGAGGAAAGGTCTGAGCCCAAGGGTCCTGAAGAAGACTCCAGGGACCTGGAGCCTGGACAGGCACAGCCCAGTGCCACAG CCAGGACTCACGGGAAGCTGTTCTCTGGGGACCTTCCGGAACCACCTAGCAAGTCTCCCCTCCCCACAACTGTCTTGTCAAAATGGTCACCCACTTCTCTTCAGCCACCATGCCCCTGTGGCAGGTCCCTGCAGCAGGAACTGCATAACCTTGGCACTGCCCTCACGGACAAGCTAGACCAGCTTGCAGCAACCTTGGCAGGCCTGACTCAGGAAGTTGCAACCATGAGGACCCAAATGGATCAGCTGGGAAGGCGCCCATGGAGCCTTGGGCCAAAGGGTAAGGGTTCCTGGCGGTTGGCCCTCCCACAGAGACCTCGCTGGGTCAACAGACTGAACCACCGACATCTACCCTACTGGAGACAGAAGGGCCCCACCAGGCCCAGACCAAAGATCCTGCGGACCCAGGCAGAAGGCTGCAAGGCTGGTGACCACTCAGGACTCCCTAGAGGGAAGGGTAGTTTGGTGCCTCAGCTGCCTCCAGAAGCTTCCTCAGTAGAATCTTCCAGGCCCACCTGTAGTTCATCCCAGCAGATCTCCTCTACACCTGGAAGCCACACTGTGCTGACTGCACACCCCTCTCTGGAACACACTGAATGCTACCAgaatcccctctccccttcagtGCCTACTGCCTTGGTCCCCCTTGTGGCCTCGCCTACAACCAGTGCAGACCCAGAACCTCAGACTGCTAGAGGGGCAGCAGTCAGCATTCCAAACCAGCCCAAGGACCCTAACAGCCTGCTAGGGGATGCCCTCAGCAGAGACCTCTGGGGAGGTGACCACAGGGATCCAAGATGGGGGGCCCATTAA